aattttactttatatattgttgtaatttaatgtaaattatgtattgtaatttatttttatacatttcttaTTTGCCACATGGCTTTTACAGGCCTAAAACTTGAATGTAAATGAACAGAAAAGGCCGAAAAGTTTGGGTTACATGCATCTATATAAGACTAGATGACTCTTATTACAATCAATGGAGTTGTTTACACTGGTAGCGCTTGTTGTGGCGTCTTCAGTGGATGGAAGTTTCTATTTTTGATGCACTACAGCTACTCCAACCTTTTTATTTTGCCTGTctgatatatataaaatattttttatatcatatatgttgccctggaccacaaaaccagtattaagtagcatgggtatatttgtagcaatagccaaaaatacattgtatgggtcaaaaatattgatttcgttattaagatattaagtaaagatcatgttccatgaagatattttgtaaatttcctaccataaatatatcaaatctttattttggattagtaacatgcattactaagaacttcatttggcaattttctcaatatttagatttttttccaccctcagattccagattttcaaatagttgtagtcCAGAGCCACATATATGGACTGATTGCTatctatttaaattttatattgaaAAAATGGCTGATTGTTATGTCAAGGCCAGGTTGTGTTATTTCTAATCTTTTCAATGGCACTGCTACCTGCCTGGGCAAGGAGAAAATTGCAGTTGTAGTAATGCAATTTCAAGCATCATTACTTTACTAAACGTGAGCATCATGCTAGGTATGAAGGCAAGATGTATCCATGCCTCAATAACTGTTTGTAGTTGAAATGTAACAGTTCAACTAGAAGACATCAGGTAgtttgagtttgagacctctgctcAAGAGACACACGTAACCAAAATCTCCATTAAAGAGTCCCTGCTGGTTTTGAGATTGTCTAACTTCCCTTCACAGCTCAGAGAAACACGTCTGTCACTTTATAGCTCACATTTTGACTCTCACTGGCACAAATCACTGCCAGTGTCCATTAAAACATGTGCCAAACATTAATATAGACATTGAGAACTGCAATTGTGCCATCGTCTTATATAACAAAGTTCTACCTTGCAACAGGTGCATCTGAGGGATTTCTCCTTCCAAACTGTGACTGAAGATGTTTTGGATAACAGGTTTTGAAGGAAGGGTTGCGAACCAGGAATAGCCTCAGGATACCGTGGTGCTGAGGTTGGCTGGGATGCCGGAGGAGTGCAGACGTCCAGCTGGCCTCATACAAAGTGCATCTGAGGTCTAAACTGTGAACAAAGACATTTGTGGGTTAACGACAGCATCCAGACTGTTTGTACTGAAGCCatgggcgccgctcgcaattttgggccctatgacaaaatatgaggttgggccccccctaccacaagCAGATCTCTGGGGCCCCCTAAAaggcatgggcccttagaattgtcctaacttacccccccccttagcggcgcccctgactGAAGCTATACTTTGTTTTCTGAGTCACATGCTAACCACTGTGAGGACACTTCAGGGGCAGTATTGGCAAACCGAAAAGGCAATCTTCCACGAGTCGTGGTACCGCAAAGGGTGCCACGCGCATCCTGTGAATGTATGACCATTTCTGAAAAGTGCACCTAAACTATGTGCTTTGCAAAAAAGGTGGTGACTGGAACTGATACGCCACCTTTACACAGAAAACACATCCTGCACTTCATGAGACTTCATGAGACTCAATTGCTTTTCTTGAACACTGCATTGCATTTTTAATCTTATGGACTGTTCCATTGGAAGGGAATTAGTTCTACAGGAAAATGCATGCAGAAAACGCCAATAAATGCTAGATGACGGCTTCACTGCCTTTTCTTTGATTTGCAATAGGATCTCATCAGCACTGTCTCCCATTGTCATTGTTACAAtgacaataaatataatattgtatTCCTCTGGAATTATTGCTAGATATTATTGTAAACCTTTGTAAGGAATGATTTTTACACTGAAAATGCATTCTGATCACATTTGAGGAAAatgacaacaaacaaaaaaaataaatgaaaacatccATTTAATAGACCTGCTTTGTCTGTTTTCACATGTAAAACTTTACATTTTCTACATTTTCAAGTTGGAGTTAATAGTTTGTTTGAACATAATTAATTCACAGAGATCAACTGAATGGGTTCAAAATCATTTTTGCAATAATGTTTTAGTAAaaagaatatacactaccagtcaaaagttagaacagtaagatttttaatgttttttaaagaaatcagtaatattgtgaaaattttttatttaaaataactgctttctatttttcatttattcctgtgattaaagctgaattttcagcatcattactccagccttcaatGTCACATTATACTTCAGANNNNNNNNNNNNNNNNNNNNNNNNNNNNNNNNNNNNNNNNNNNNNNNNNNNNNNNNNNNNNNNNNNNNNNNNNNNNNNNNNNNNNNNNNNNNNNNNNNNNNNNNNNNNNNNNNNNNNNNNNNNNNNNNNNNNNNNNNNNNNNNNNNNNNNNNNNNNNNNNNNNNNNNNNNNNNNNNNNNNNNNNNNNNNNNNNNNNNNNNNNNNNNNNNNNNNNNNNNNNNNNNNNNNNNNNNNNNNNNNNNNNNNNNNNNNNNNNNNNNNNNNNNNNNNNNNNNNNNNNNNNNNNNNNNNNNNNNNNNNNNNNNNNNNNNNNNNNNNNNNNNNNNNNNNNNNNNNNNNNNNNNNNNNNNNNNNNNNNNNNNNNNNNNNNNNNNNNNNNNNNNNNNNNNNNNNNNNNNNNNNNNNNNNNNNNNNNNNNNNNNNNNNNNNNNNNNNNNNNNNNNNNNNNNNNNNNNNNNNNNNNNNNNNNNNNNNNNNNNNNNNNNNNNNNNNNNNNNNNNGTGTTTTGTGATTTTCTTTTTATCaagaaatgaagaaaaaaaaattaagaaatataaagtaatgctttaaattgatcaaaagtgatgataaagactgaTTCAGATTATTATTAGAcaatttcagattaatgctgttcttctgaacttataattcatcgaagaaacctgaaaaaaaaaatctcctcatctgctttcaacataataataaatgtttttttgagcagcaaattagaatattagaatgatttctgaaggatcatgtgactggagtaatgacgcaaaaaaattcagctttgaaatcacaggaataaatcacattttaaaacgtatttaaataggaaacaattattttaaatagtaaaattatttcaaaattggacagtttttgctgtactttagatcaaataaatgcaggcttggtgaacagaagagaattcttaaaaaaaaaaaaaaaattaattaactactgttcaaaaacttttgacgtgTACTGTACATTCTGTCAGACAAGCCAATCACGTTGATATAATCATTtcatattttgtcattttctgtcatattaggggagagtggggtgattttTGCCAGGGGGAAGTAGTTCCACTCCatgtttctagaaaaccatagaagaaattggtcatgtgaccacatacttttgaagagccatccaatttacctaTCCCCCAAAGAAGAGAGACAAATGGCATGAGAGCTAATAAACCTTAAATgagtaattttgtattgaatttgtcttgattttatattgcattacagttcatgacattcaaatgttcttttttactttaataatcaCTGGCAAAATTTACCATGATatattctccccaaaggcacaacttacccgcaccgggggcaagttgtgccaTGAGACCACatttttctgaaagctataattctgaatcagtttatttcagatccaaagttattgttcccagagatgcaccacatcctgaaatatatgtacatacttaaattggagggattactgtcatggcttcactataaagtcactttgagtaaaaactggcacaactttaccccgctctcccctacccAGAATTAGGTGCTTCAGAGAAGACATCAATTTAAAGACATTGCTgcaaattctttctttttttttttggcaatctGTGTTCTTGCTCTGAGATAAAGATGTATGGAAGGTATATAAGGAAATAAAATGATCACTACTATAAAACTGGATTAGGCAGTACCCAAtgtcaaaattggataacataaatcCAGCAACTTTCACATGACAAGCCACAAAAGAAACGGAAATCATGTCAGCAAAGCATAACCTCAAGTTCATCCACAAAGAAAGGAGGccgacctaaaaaaaaaaagaataaaaggaggttaaaagctaaaataaaaacagGTTTTAGTGAATAATTCATAACAAAAATATGACCTTCACTTTTTCTGCTGTAAAACCATCTGAAACACCTAAGCAAAAATAATCACTTTGCTTCAAATGTAGATATCCAGacattatatataatatgcaatatttaatatagaaattcgatttaaaggaaccgtatgtaggattgtggccaaaactggtactgcaatcactttcaaaatactgtagaaaggTGTATCCCCCCTCCCCCTCCCCTCTGACTctaggttgccagctaagctgcaggatccatctccatctttcaaaggcatctccaatacaaatccttgttttatttcggactttgtcacgacgtatttcggattcatagcgaggtcttttaggtttcgtaacgttatacatgttttttccgacacgttcgtagctgcagctgtaactagagcagagctggcaacccggatgaagAAACTATTCTGACTTCGTGATTAGTCGagagctggagggtggagcctcagaccaaaacacaaaatgacaacaacatcagttgtgggctgcaactttcacttttaaatgacaatatcctggccggaccaatgtcagtgatataagtatttgaaatgaacatgatttcttaatgtctagtctcatgtcagggccattttatgattaactgaaataaatgtcttacatacagttcctttaaactaaaaaatatatatatataaaatacatattatatatacatttcaGGTAAAACATTTGGAATAATTCCGAATTTTAAATGCTTGTAGCAGGGGAAAATAACTTCTCTATTTTAGTTTTTGAACAGTgcgattttaaatgttttttaaagacgtctcttatgctcaccaagcctgcatttatttgatccaaagtatggcaaaactgtacagttttgaaatatttttactttttatatttttaccctaatttgactagaaagcATTCtgtcagttaagagtcggacttacttccgtgttcaggaaaaacatctatcattttttcaggtttctctgatttatagaaagtttagaagaacagcatttatctgaaataggaatcttttgtaacattctatatgtctttattatcacttttgatcaattcaaagcatccttgttaaacaaaagaatacatttctataatttcttttcacCATGCAGAGCTGTGAAAAAATCAGCAAATATCATGTTCTACTCTTACTGTGATCTGTCCATAAAAGAAAGTGGCTTGTTTCTTTTTAGTGGCAGCAGAATAAGGAAGTCTTTTCCGCTCTCTCTGTTTAGAAGGAACCTGCAGGTGGTCCACAGTCCTCGGAACTTGTCCGCCACATTTATGACAAACAGGACGAGAAGAAGTGGCCGCCGGTAGAGCATTATTCAAATGCTCCCTGAAGCTGTTGGAAAACTGTGAGCTTAGAGTAAAGACAGAAGAGTATGTTGGTCCCCTGTCATTTTTGGAGTGTGACGAGGAGCTATGGGACGTTCCGTTAGTGGGGCCACTTTCACCCCCACCTCCAGCTGTTGACCTCTCAGCACCTCCATGTCCCATAACATTTCCCAATCTGGCCTGGATCTTCCATCTCAAACTCTGAAAGGCAACTTGGAAGCGCTTGCTTAGAAGCACATACAACAATGGATTGATATCGGAATTGAACAGCACCAACCAATAGGACAAAGTAACTGCTGATGGGGGAACGAGGCTGCTGGGCCGGGACAGAGCGGTTTCGGTGGCCTGCACCAGAGCTACACTAATATACGGTGTCCAGCATAAGAAAAAAGCGGCGATGACCAAGAACAACCTCAATACTCCATGTTTGGGATTCTGAGGGCTACTGCTATGGATCTGAGCCAAGAACGAGTGCAGACGTCCACCAGCTGACTTGGAAGTCATCTCAGATGGAGCATCCGGACAAATTTCACCAGGAACATCCAATTGATCCGTCACAAAATTTCCACTCACGTGGTACACCAGCCTGGATGGCG
Above is a genomic segment from Garra rufa chromosome 2, GarRuf1.0, whole genome shotgun sequence containing:
- the LOC141325859 gene encoding 5-hydroxytryptamine receptor 1D, which gives rise to MESSAQEWFDADEAEFQMRAAVRNSTVLWPRARLVLETLMVLMSLGAVTGNILVIVIVAATKTFHTMNSILIINLAISDFLVGIGVMPFVAVSIMNKGWVNCNDLCLYVGYTSSVYCTVSVLTLAAIALDRYFSIVDCLRYYSRCTIWRTGLAVVWIWLQAMVTSCPPLFGWSNISFVAPVYSCAVNWANSPSYTIIMASLTFLLPAVVILFCYVKIVRVARYHARRIHSLEEHLQRNRTPSVLNLQHTFFDSFTPSRLVYHVSGNFVTDQLDVPGEICPDAPSEMTSKSAGGRLHSFLAQIHSSSPQNPKHGVLRLFLVIAAFFLCWTPYISVALVQATETALSRPSSLVPPSAVTLSYWLVLFNSDINPLLYVLLSKRFQVAFQSLRWKIQARLGNVMGHGGAERSTAGGGGESGPTNGTSHSSSSHSKNDRGPTYSSVFTLSSQFSNSFREHLNNALPAATSSRPVCHKCGGQVPRTVDHLQVPSKQRERKRLPYSAATKKKQATFFYGQITVRVEHDIC